AAGCGCAAATTATCCGCACCAAGGATAACGTCGCGAACTTGCAGGGTGTCCGAGATCAAAGCGCAGATATTATGTTCACCGATTTGATTGAAGGGGATTATTACCAGAGCAAAGAGCCGGGCGTATTTTGCGTCGCGACACCGGAAATATTACCCGGCACGGGCAGCTACAAAGTTTATATGATGGCGAAAGATAACCAGCCACTGTTAGAGCAAGTGAACCAGTGGCTAAGCGGGGAGACAAAATCTACCCTCGCTCATAAGTGGCAGATCTCCGAGTAGCGCGAGATAAAAGTAATACGAGATAAATCAAGCGGCGGCAGACTCGTTGATCTCAATACGACCAATATGTAGGCCGGCCCTTGCCATAATAGAAATCAACTTGTCGATACTGAAAAGCTGTATTTTGCCGTGCATAAGTTCAGACACTCGGGGCTGAGTCAGCCCGAGTGCATTAGCCGCTTCTGTTGGGGTTAACCCTTTCCGCTCAATCCAAGCATTCAATGACGGAAGAAACCCCATGGCGGCCCTTTTTTATTGAATGAAAAAACCGTGATTGATTGGCATCTCACTTAAGCCGTTAACCCACCGTCTAGCACCAGTGTCTGGCCGGTCATATAACGGCTGTCATCGCCAATCATAAAGGCACTCACGCGCGCCACTTCTTGTACATCCCCTAAGCGACGTAACGGGATCTGCTTACGCAGGGCTTTTAAGGCATCAGTTGGCATTGCACGCGTCATATCGCTGTCGATGATCCCCGGCAATAGGCAGTTCACCCGAATGCCAAAACGCCCCATCTCTAGCGATAGCGAACGGCCAAGGCCAATCATGGCGGCTTTACTGGCACCATAGGCGCTCTGCCCGATGTTGCCTTTGATGGCAGTGACCGACGACATCAGTAGCACTGCGCCCTCACCCTGCATCATCATTGACGGCAGCACATGCTTATTCCAGTAGAAAACCGCATTCAGATTGGTCTCCAGCACATTGCGCCAGTTATCGCCATTCTGCTGAATGTGTAAGCTATCACCAGTTATGCCCGCGTTATGGATAACCGCCCCTGGTGGGCCGTACTTCTCCAGCAGCAACGGTGCCAGTTGGTCAACATCCGCTTCATTGCTGCCATCACAACGGTAGCCAGTGACTGAACCGGCCAGCCCTTCGCAACTTTTGATAACCTCGTTGCTCTGTTGCTCGCCACTGCGCCAGGTAAAGACCACATCCCACTCTTTAGCGAGTTCTTCGACCAATGCGCGGCCAATGCCGCGACTGCCGCCGGTAATTAATACCCACTTCCTGCTCATCATATTACTTCTTCTGTTCAGCCAGTTTCTGGCATAACTCGCCTAAGGTCATGTCTGGGTTTTCCATAAACATTTCGGCATTCATCGTGGCACCAAACTCGCGTTTTGCCAGCACCATCAGTTCGACGTAATCCAAGCTATCGAGTTTTAACTGATGTAATGGCATCTCAGGCGATAACGCTGACATGTCCAGATCTTTGGCGTCACACAGCATTTCGCAAACAGTGTCATAAACGTGTTGATACTTTTCCATGGTCAAATCCTTAGTTAGTGCGTGGCTAATGGCCACGTTTTTAATGTTACGGCGGTGGTAATTAATGGCCCAGCATCTGACCGGGCCTGAATAGCGGCACGCAATACCCAGCCGTCTTCGGCATTGCCGACGATTAATGTCGGTTCGATGGTGTATTGCAGCCCACGACGGATAAATAAATGCGCGTCAGTGCGCAGTAAATCCGCACTAAAATGCACGTCGTGATGGGTTTGAATAACGGGTACGTGCTTGAAAATATCAATCAAAGAGTCCGCTTGAATACCCGGTAATACCTGCTTGGCCGATGCCAAGGTTTCTGGCGCAGCCACCAGCAACTTGAACAGTAGCGCGTCGAAAAACCCCCAGCACTCAGTGGGTTCAGCGGCATTGCCGGGGAATTGCTGGCTAGACTGATAAACCTCTGCTGCCGACAACGTCATCCATTTCGTACTTTCAACCGGTTCTAACGTTGGCCCGCTGCGTAGTTTGCTGTTAAAGCAGCTTTCGCCGTTGGCCATATCCCGCAATTCACCGTTGACCACTCCCACCGCTTGACTGAGCTGTAACTGATAGGCGGTCTGGCACAACACCGGTTGGCGCAGACGCACGTTAAAGCGCAGAAAATCGGCTTGGGGCATCGCGGATAAAAGTGCTGCGCTGAGCTGATATTTGATATCCAGCATTGCACGCATCCCGTGAACGGTCAGTTGTTCCTGACCCAGATGTTGCGCATGGCGCAAATCAAAATGAATCGGGTTATAGTCGCCGGAAAACTTCGCCCAACGTTCCGCATCGTTAACGGTGTAGTTGAATATCATGCTCAATCCAGCCCGATAACCAATGCCGCATTGGCCCCACCAAAACCGAAGCTAAGGTTGAGCGTATTGCGCAGCGCTTTGGGGCGATGCCCTTCGCTGATGTAATCCAGATCGCATTCTGGATCGGCGTTTTTCAGGTTACAGGTCGCAGGCATGATCTGATGCTTCAATGCTTGCAGGCAGATAATCGATTCAAAACTGCCGGCCGCAGCAATCAAATGACCCGAGTAAGATTTTGTGCTCGACAGGGGTGTGGA
The window above is part of the Yersinia massiliensis genome. Proteins encoded here:
- a CDS encoding SDR family NAD(P)-dependent oxidoreductase, yielding MSRKWVLITGGSRGIGRALVEELAKEWDVVFTWRSGEQQSNEVIKSCEGLAGSVTGYRCDGSNEADVDQLAPLLLEKYGPPGAVIHNAGITGDSLHIQQNGDNWRNVLETNLNAVFYWNKHVLPSMMMQGEGAVLLMSSVTAIKGNIGQSAYGASKAAMIGLGRSLSLEMGRFGIRVNCLLPGIIDSDMTRAMPTDALKALRKQIPLRRLGDVQEVARVSAFMIGDDSRYMTGQTLVLDGGLTA
- a CDS encoding helix-turn-helix domain-containing protein gives rise to the protein MGFLPSLNAWIERKGLTPTEAANALGLTQPRVSELMHGKIQLFSIDKLISIMARAGLHIGRIEINESAAA
- a CDS encoding acyl carrier protein, whose protein sequence is MEKYQHVYDTVCEMLCDAKDLDMSALSPEMPLHQLKLDSLDYVELMVLAKREFGATMNAEMFMENPDMTLGELCQKLAEQKK
- a CDS encoding MaoC/PaaZ C-terminal domain-containing protein — its product is MIFNYTVNDAERWAKFSGDYNPIHFDLRHAQHLGQEQLTVHGMRAMLDIKYQLSAALLSAMPQADFLRFNVRLRQPVLCQTAYQLQLSQAVGVVNGELRDMANGESCFNSKLRSGPTLEPVESTKWMTLSAAEVYQSSQQFPGNAAEPTECWGFFDALLFKLLVAAPETLASAKQVLPGIQADSLIDIFKHVPVIQTHHDVHFSADLLRTDAHLFIRRGLQYTIEPTLIVGNAEDGWVLRAAIQARSDAGPLITTAVTLKTWPLATH